In Mytilus edulis chromosome 8, xbMytEdul2.2, whole genome shotgun sequence, the genomic window acctgattaaAAAATCTTATCATGATCGTCTTTTTGACAAATATGCAGATTTATAGAATACACACTAGTTTATTTTACTGAAGAGCATTGCTGTTGTTTCTTTGAAAAACTGCATTTTCAAGGAAACAGTCACAAGCTGGCaaatattaaaaactttaaataaacCACCTGGTACCCGTAGTAAGACATCACTTATATTAGAATGTATCACAATTAAATACCGTTCCCAGAGGTGGATTTAGGAGGGAGCAAAAATTTGGTAGATTAtattgggaatcactgaagcatgactggtgaaggccccctcttaggcagtcagtggttCCATGATATCTCATGATATCAAAATTCGTTTTAAGGCTTATTAGAATAAAGACTTTGTCTTGAAGGTGTAAATAAAAAGTATTATTCTGATTTTGTCTCATGATTGTTTCGGATGGACATAAAATAGCACCTTTTAACAAATATACAATTGACAAATATAACTTGTCTTTATAGATGTAATACTTGAGTTTCTACAACATGGTAATTTATGGATGTtcgataagggagctaccatttgatttttatgggggggctaggatgaaaaattttgtcctgcatttttttttagctgtaatctctgtcctgcctttttatttttcactctgttcggtcctgcctttttttttttaggttatcctgacttttttttacctaaattgtcgtcctgactttttttttttttgcaagcgtctcatcctgcctttttttttattcaaaactcctgtcctgcctatttttttcaaatttcatcctagcccccccataaaaatcaaatggtagctccctaacaacGTTATCAAGTTATAACTATTGACTTGTGTAACCAATTCCATATGGAGCTATAAATGATGTAATTTACTTCTGATCACTTCTGAATACTATCGATCCAGGTTTGACATTTAAATGTCTGCTCCGTTTGTCCCATGACGATAAATAACTTGGTTCTTACATCTCTCATTAGACCGAGAGAAAATCTATGTAGGTTTCTCTTTGTGTCTGACTAGTATGATCTGATCCAATCACTTTTATTTCTGTCCCTCCAAATATTACTTCAAGGTCAACTGCTCTGTCTTTGTCCCCTGTCATGTCTGGCATTTCAACAATCAAAGACCCACACTTTTCAACATTTTCCTCGTCTACGTATTTTAAATTACGTTTCGAAgatttaaagaattcaaatatgaTTCCTTTTTGATTTGTTATTATCGGTGTGTAAGTTTCCCGCCAAACTTCATTATGCCCTATAACTTCTCCTGCTTCAACCCATGGctgcaatatttttttacacaGGACCATTCCATCTGAAAAACATTTCAAGTCTTCTCTATGAACGCCTTCTTCAAACGGTAGATAAGAACCCACTCCATATGTAAATCTACATATTCTTTGACAGATGGCACTTGGGTCACATCCAAAGGTCACGGCGCCTTTCACAACGGCCAAACTTGCTTCCTCTGGAATTAAAATTGTAACGCGAGACTCAAAAGCCTCCTTAATTGAATGTTGAAGTTTGACTGATTCTGCAAATCCACCAACAATGAAAATATAGCTTATGTCTTTTAGTCTATTTTTCTGAAGCAGCGTATTTATGTGCTCGTTTATTTGAGACAGTGTGTCCGCAAACAGAGAATGGACAATTTCAGACGACAGGACGAGTTTCCCGGACGAAAACCTCACTTTCTGTTTTGACGTTTCCGAATAGTTTTTGATGATTTCCTGCACTCCTTTGCCTTCATGTTTGTAATTGCAGAAATTATAGGGTAGAGAAACTCGAACGGTATCGCATTCTCCTCGTTTTTTTATTTCGAAGTCTTGAAGTAGCTCAACAAAGTCTTTTGGAAATTCGTGTTTGAATGCTTTCATGTAACCTTCACCAAATATTCTCTCTGTGAGGTTTAAGAACTGTCTATCAATTACGGTGCCACCCCAAGCTCCTCCAGTTGCACGAAAAAGTTCACGAATTCTTCCATCTTTGCGAATTTTGTGAGCAACTATATCGATTGTTCCACCTGAAAATTgtcaaagaaaatatatatttgatttttcgCTAAATTAATATATTATGTTAGAGCAATATAGTCTCAGATTTGATTAGTGTTTGAACTCTGACACCAATGAACCGTTGGATAAGGCTGGTCTAAGATCTTATGGCTTGTCTTTTTATCTTTTGGGTGTTAGTGCGTTTATTCGGTAATTTTTATATTTGGTAGTCCTTATTTTGCCAAtctgatttttaaccggatttttgtgtcaaaaatgtcggttattgatttggggatgtacggcgggcgggcggcaaccaaatgttgtccgtgcatttactcatgaagcgttcaaccaaaccttttaaaattttaatatgttgttactgacaacaaaatggaggtcaagtttaataatgacgattttgacttttaccgttcaggagttacggttcttgaaagtttaaaaaatgttgtgtccgtgcatttactcatgaaccgttcaaccaaacctttcaaaattttaatatgttgttactgacaacaaaatggaggtcaagttcaataatgacgattttgacttttgccgttcaggagttacggttgTTTGTCCTGCTATAGGGTCATTTTCTATctagtttatatgttgttattgttgacaacatggaagtcaagtttgatattgataatcataaattttacctattaggagttttggtccttgtaatattgataaatgccagaacacaaataaatgttaaagaatcCGGTTTACTGTCATTTTGACAGCTCTTGTTTGAGAATTCTATTTGTGAGTCAAGGCTTCATCTCGTGGATTAAAAGTTTTCCTTTTCCTTCTTAAACTTTTTagattttcatcttttatattttcaCAAGGTATGCAAATCCAGAAAAGGATTAacagaaacatttttttctctagAAATCACTTGTCTCCTTGTTCAcacaaagaagaaaaagaaatggAGCCATTTCAAGGTTATTTTACTTAATAAAgcgtttgaaaatgaaaatacagCGATTATATTTAAACGCAGGTTAAAAGATTGAGGAAGAAACATAATATAAAGTTTAAGATAAAAAAAGATTACTGTACCTCCTGCATCAACGACCAGGTACTTTGTCCCTGGTTCAAATGTTGGTTTGGCTAGTTGCTCTTCTGAGTTACCCATAAAAGTTTCTGCTGGGAGTAGTTTACAATGCAAAGACGCAGCTTCCGGTTCTAACGCGATCAGCAGTTGGTTACTGTGTGTAGTTTCAATCAAACCTCCCTAAAGAAATCAAATTTAGTGTTATTAGTTTTTGTAGAAATGATTAGCCCTTAAGaagtaaaataaagtattttagCATTAGtaaaaaaaggtttcatgaaacaTCTGATCCTCGGGCTTACTAACAACCAGGAGATCATTTCTTTTCaaacttcattttttaaaatgaaaatgaagcgtatatatatatatatatatcaatgaaacaGTGTCAAAAATACTACAGTAAAACCAGAGAAACAAATCAATACACAATGTCAAGCTCTTATCATCCCTAATCCAGTCTGTATTACGTTGCAAGCTCAAAATCGCACCCAGTCCAGATAATAGTTGCAAATGTAGGTTTTTCTagatatttaaaaagataaatactATTTAGTAATCGTTCTGGTAAAATTAGCAATACTGTTTATACTATCATGTATGTAGTAGAGTAGGACTTTGGggagcttgcttgctttgtttatatattgtacaattgtactTGGCCAACCTACAAGCATAAGTAAATTAGCTTAAACATATAGATAACCTTATGTGCAGCTTCTCGCATAAACTGTTTGGCATTTTCATCCCATATTGCAGGAACAGTGAGCACCCATCTGATGGATTTTTCATCGGGTTCATATCCCATAGTTCCTGCCAAATGTCTCAATAAGTGACGTTTCATGAACCAGAGAGATTTTGCAAATACATCTACTGCAAACTTCGTCTTTGCACTTGCGTCTTCAATTAAAATTTCCGTATTGAGAACCTGCGAAAAGAAGAAAGGTATACAAATGAGAACAGATGGAGTTGGTTTATtgttaaatgtttaaatgtagtgccccatccgcactatcattttctatgttcagtggaccgtgaaaatggaggaaaatctctaatttggcattcaaattagaaagatcatatcatagggaacgtgtgtactaagtttcaagttgattggacttcaacttcatcaataactacctcgaccaaaaactttaacctgaagcgggacgaacggacgcacagaccagaaaaacataatgcaaaTAAACGGGGCATAACAATCATTAgacgtattaaatttttaaaagtatatttcatttattttgaaatttttttcaatatcaacttAACAATGTTAAATCTACAAATGTATGTTCTTCCCTCGCTGCATGTGATTCGAACTCATACTACTGGGATATTGTGACAATGCCGCCTGTACCAAGTGCTCTGTACCACTTGGCCACCTACACTTATCTAAAAATGTAAGTTTTAGGTGGCCTATAGTTAGTTACCTTTCCTCCTCAGTAGGCATCTAGAGCTTTAACACAATACATGATCTATTAagcatgaagatggaattgatTGCAGATTAGATAAATTGTCTGTCGTAAAGGATCGTAAGATGCAGTGACAGAAATAGTCCTTTTGTTTTGTTATGACATCTGTTATGCGTGACACAATTATAATTTGCAGATATTATCATTCTTTAAACTTAGAAACTTACCttgttttcataaagtttcattttgaatttgtcaAAGTAATAGTGGTTCCCAGCGTCCTCCTCGCTCAGGTCGTTGTACTTCAGGACGGCTTCAAATCCAAATGCTTCAAATTCTCCATCAGGTTTCAATAGCAGACAGGTTGGAGTTTTGTGCAAAAGAAATCCCTGTGTTTGTCCCCAGTTTCTGTTTGTGTATATTTTCTCCTTATTTGGTAAAAATGTATAGGCATATCCACTAAATGTAGTTCCAAAGTCAATCGCTGAAACAATTTTGTATGCATCAGCTGCCATTTCCAGTGTTGATGATACTGCTTCATCTTGCAACAGTTGAGGACTTGTCGGCTTGTTTTTAGAATTCGGTGAATCGTCTGTAGTATCAACAGCTTCGGAATCGGCCATGATGTTGTTAACGTGTAGTCTTTGTTCTGGGAAATTCCGCTGTATAGGGACGCTATGgatatttattgatttgttttgtaCAAATTAATGAATATTGGCAGCAATTTGATACACAGTCAGTCGATAGCTTCATATATCAGTATTATGAATTTGTCCTATTAAGTTTAccgatatgaaaaaaataacacaaaagcaGCCAGACTTATTAAGCggttttcaaatattatttttttttaaatattgaatattggaAATTTATTTCTGTACAATCAATAATGAATGAGCCGCATTATGTTAATTGTGAAAACGATGAAGAGAAAATGACTCACGGCTCCTTCGTTTTTGATGGTTATTGATCCATGTTCTGTGATTTTTCAATATTCCATATTATTCCTTGGACTTTAgatgacatttttgtattttatgcaAAGTAAACAATAGAAGGTAAGCCATGAGaatcaattttagaaatttatgttttatacGGCGCCAATACTAACGAGTTTCACAATGGAGcttttaaaaattacattattatttctattatttgaataaaacacCGGATAAAGTAATCAAtatatggctaaaatagaactaGACAGATGGCAGTTGGGTATAGCTACACACGTGTTTTGTCAACAAATGATGGGCGGACAGCTTTTATACATGTTCGTCTTCAAAAAACCGCTGGTATTTTAGTGAACTAGTATTTTTATATACACACCTAATTACAATAAGAACTTATAACTAATGTAATTGATTTCAGACCAAATAATGTCAATAATGACCGTAGGTCATCTTTCTTTCAGTTCTTTTAACCTAAAGGAACAAGATATAAATTCGGGTCAACATATGCATACTATTATAATATCGTTATTTTGTGCTAATTTATTTAGATATAAACAATGTCAGCAGCAGCAAAGAAACAAGATTTGTTGGTTGAAGCTAAATCATTCTGTGATGGCTTATCTAACGTATTCCTGATGAAAAGACGAGATCCTCAAACTAGGAATTTACTGGACACCGCAAAACGACTGATTGAATCTCTTTCTGCAGAAAATCAGAAGCCAACGGTAGGTTCACATGGAACACCAACCAGGTCAACTGGAGGTATGGGTCAACTTTGGGTAAAACTAGACGAACTAAAGCGAGAAAACGAGGAGCTTAGAAAGCATAGAGGTAGTAGCCATGAAGATAGAAGTCCATCAACTAAAACTCAACATGGACCTGGGGCAGAGTTAAACAAAGTTCGCCTTGAAAACGAGAGCTTAAAAACAAAATTAGCAAAACATGAAAAGACAATAAAGGAATTAGAAACAGTAAATGCAAATCTAcaagaacaaaacaaaagttCTAAAGTGGCTTTGGAAACTACACAAAGATCTATGGAAACGGTACTGAAAGAATACAGACTTATGGAAGATAGTGTCAAGTGTATGAAATCTGAAAACGACACACTTAAACAAAGGTAACTACGGAATAACTTAATTATGATAAATGAACTGAATCTATATAAAAAGAGAGAAGATTCATAAGGCAATCAAAAATAAGAAGTCTAATTAATTTTGACAACACCTTTgcttaaaataaaatgacaaaaagagAACAGTAGCAATACAATACACAGAAAGCTTAAGAttgtacaacaacaaaaatgcgATAGAAGggtaatttgttgttttttaaccAGACTACATATGTTGATTTATATATCTATGAAATATATATCACTATGGTTTGGGTTTATCTTAACGTTTATATATCTGCAAAACCATTGGTCCAAATTATGTCGAAAAAACGACTCCTCCCTAGGGACTTAGAGACTACCTCCtagttttttaatttatttttacatgtactttttaGGGTCACAAGGTCAGTAAAACCTTTGCCTCGTCTGGATAATAGACAAGTTGAGAACCTGTCAGAAAAATGTCGACCTAGTAATGTAGCTGTAGCTTACAATTCTCTTGAGAGTCAGCAGTGGATTGAGGCCAAGGAATCTTTAGAAGACAACACGGAGTATGAAGAAGAAATAATCTTAAGAATTCTCTGCTCAATACTAGTGGTAAGTAGTACTGTTGTGTTTagtgtaaataaaataaacaatcgGTTGACAGAATCTTGAGAAAACAACATACAGTATGCCGAGGAAGCCATCTTAAGAATTATCTGCTCATTATTAATTGTAAGTACTACTGTTGTCGATAGTTTAAAGGTAGTAAAAAAAAAGACTCGTGAGAGGACAACACAACAGAGGATGAAGCATAAAAAACCGCTGTTTTACTAATGGTTGGTATTACTGTTGTGTGCAGGTGCCTAAAGTGAACAGGGATTTAAACCATATATAAAATCTCAAGAAGTTCCCGTATATAAAAGAAAGTTAAATTGCAAGATATCCgaataatatttgaaatattttatatatttatactgatgacataaacatttttaacaaGGACAAAGACTTTTCCATAACCTGAACTTTTGTTCTTCTTTCCCCATTTCGAAACATTTTTCGCCGCCTAATGCCAAGTAATCGGCTATAAATATGTATTGCTGATAGTCTCAAATGATAAGTTTTCTACGTCTTTGTTTTCAGAAAACCTACGAATGTTGTACAGATGTGAAGGAAGCTTCCAAATCAACCATTGCTGAAATCATCAATCAACCAACCATTGTGGTAAGTGTAATAAGACCATTTGGCCACTTGAAGAGTTACCACCTAAAATAAGTAATTTTTACAACGTCAGTCGTTGATTTTACTTTTCCAAATTGAAGTTTCCGACCGACGAGTCAGAGGTCAACTCTTACATTACTTTGACCCTTGCATATATGCATGCGCGTACTTCTCTATCATTTTAACATCACCTGGTTGATAATTAGGAATAATTATATTGTTCTTTCCGACACTAGTCGCTGATTATCCTGTAGCATATTGAGTTTTCGGACGACATGTTGGCGGAGCCAGATTGAAAGCGTCAAGTATACTCTAAGTATATTGAAATACATCAAAGTCGTTCCTTTCTTAAAACCAGTTTCTTTAATTGTGCCATAAACGGAAGCTTTGTCTGCGTTTGCACAGACTGTCAGTTAATTATTCAATTGTCCAATCATGATTGTTGTTAATAACGAATTACTGGATAGTTTGAGCTCACTTTTAAGTATCCAAAGTTTATATCGGACATGACACATTGGAAGGGTACAATGCTTTTAACACGATTCAAGGTTAAATAGAGCAAACatagactttgctcattgttaaaggccgtactgtgacgaacagttgttaatgtctatgtcag contains:
- the LOC139485285 gene encoding heat shock 70 kDa protein 12A-like, with translation MADSEAVDTTDDSPNSKNKPTSPQLLQDEAVSSTLEMAADAYKIVSAIDFGTTFSGYAYTFLPNKEKIYTNRNWGQTQGFLLHKTPTCLLLKPDGEFEAFGFEAVLKYNDLSEEDAGNHYYFDKFKMKLYENKVLNTEILIEDASAKTKFAVDVFAKSLWFMKRHLLRHLAGTMGYEPDEKSIRWVLTVPAIWDENAKQFMREAAHKGGLIETTHSNQLLIALEPEAASLHCKLLPAETFMGNSEEQLAKPTFEPGTKYLVVDAGGGTIDIVAHKIRKDGRIRELFRATGGAWGGTVIDRQFLNLTERIFGEGYMKAFKHEFPKDFVELLQDFEIKKRGECDTVRVSLPYNFCNYKHEGKGVQEIIKNYSETSKQKVRFSSGKLVLSSEIVHSLFADTLSQINEHINTLLQKNRLKDISYIFIVGGFAESVKLQHSIKEAFESRVTILIPEEASLAVVKGAVTFGCDPSAICQRICRFTYGVGSYLPFEEGVHREDLKCFSDGMVLCKKILQPWVEAGEVIGHNEVWRETYTPIITNQKGIIFEFFKSSKRNLKYVDEENVEKCGSLIVEMPDMTGDKDRAVDLEVIFGGTEIKVIGSDHTSQTQRETYIDFLSV
- the LOC139485286 gene encoding mitochondria-eating protein-like codes for the protein MSAAAKKQDLLVEAKSFCDGLSNVFLMKRRDPQTRNLLDTAKRLIESLSAENQKPTVGSHGTPTRSTGGMGQLWVKLDELKRENEELRKHRGSSHEDRSPSTKTQHGPGAELNKVRLENESLKTKLAKHEKTIKELETVNANLQEQNKSSKVALETTQRSMETVLKEYRLMEDSVKCMKSENDTLKQRVTRSVKPLPRLDNRQVENLSEKCRPSNVAVAYNSLESQQWIEAKESLEDNTEYEEEIILRILCSILVKTYECCTDVKEASKSTIAEIINQPTIVVSNLQAASNGKNKLPEELTDAVGQLYRKHYHNIDTDVISQNALSRVMKEFSDIDDSCLNNKLVVAYAKESANLAWQMVIQQPPMCLSVQDTKFNDDYHKLWWSCDQARASEIEFFVWPALYDYKNGNLLIKGCVFTN